A window from bacterium encodes these proteins:
- a CDS encoding acyl-CoA carboxylase subunit beta codes for MKIKDKLKHLEQLEKEARLGGGEARIKAQHDKGKLTARERIDLLLDKGTFRETDMFVTHRCSDFEMEKTRILGDGVVTGYGRINGRPICIFAEDFTVFGGSLSITYAQKICKLQDLAVKTGCPVIGLKDSGGARIQEGVDSLAGYTDVFLRNVLSSGVVPQISAVMGPCAGGAVYSPAMTDFVIMAGGSYMFLTGPDVVKAATHEDVTFDELGGAMVHNEKSGVAHFAVDTEIECIELIKKLMSYIPQNNLEDPPKVSCSDDVNRGDKELDTVVPDSPNKPYDMLDVIHKVVDNGDFLEVHKHYARNMIVGFARFNGQSVGIVANQPAVLAGVLDCDSAMKGGRFVRFCDCFNIPIVTFVDVPGFLPGTAQEWGGVIKNGAKLLYAFCEATVPRVTVITRKAYGGAYCVMSSKHTRADINFAWPSAEIAVMGPDGAVKILYRKELKEAKAPRDLEKSLIDDYTDKFANPFVTASKGYIDAIIRPSETRPRIIESLAMIENKRDKNPPRKHGNIPL; via the coding sequence ATGAAAATCAAGGACAAGCTAAAACATCTTGAGCAGCTAGAGAAAGAGGCCCGTCTCGGCGGTGGCGAAGCGCGGATAAAAGCACAACACGACAAAGGCAAGCTGACGGCGCGCGAGCGCATTGACCTGTTACTGGACAAAGGAACTTTCCGGGAGACCGACATGTTCGTCACGCACCGGTGCAGTGATTTTGAGATGGAAAAGACCCGGATCCTTGGCGACGGTGTGGTTACGGGTTACGGACGGATCAACGGGCGTCCCATATGCATATTTGCCGAGGATTTTACCGTCTTCGGCGGCTCGCTTTCTATCACATATGCGCAAAAGATCTGCAAGCTTCAGGATTTAGCGGTGAAGACGGGGTGTCCAGTCATCGGCCTGAAGGATTCCGGCGGCGCCAGGATCCAGGAGGGAGTGGACAGCCTTGCCGGATATACCGACGTATTCCTGCGTAATGTCCTCAGTTCGGGTGTGGTGCCTCAGATATCGGCCGTTATGGGGCCATGCGCAGGCGGTGCCGTCTACTCTCCAGCCATGACCGATTTTGTCATTATGGCGGGTGGTTCCTACATGTTCTTGACCGGACCGGATGTCGTCAAAGCCGCGACCCACGAGGACGTGACATTCGATGAGCTGGGCGGTGCGATGGTCCATAACGAAAAGTCCGGAGTGGCGCATTTTGCCGTTGACACCGAGATAGAGTGCATCGAACTGATAAAAAAATTAATGTCCTACATCCCGCAGAATAATCTTGAAGATCCGCCGAAGGTAAGCTGCAGCGATGATGTTAACCGGGGCGACAAGGAGCTTGACACTGTGGTCCCTGACAGCCCCAACAAGCCCTATGACATGCTGGACGTCATTCATAAGGTCGTGGACAACGGTGATTTTCTGGAAGTGCACAAGCACTATGCGCGGAACATGATCGTCGGTTTTGCGCGGTTCAACGGGCAGTCGGTAGGTATTGTCGCTAACCAGCCGGCGGTCCTGGCCGGCGTTCTGGATTGCGATTCCGCAATGAAGGGCGGACGGTTCGTAAGATTTTGCGACTGCTTCAATATACCGATCGTCACCTTCGTTGACGTGCCTGGGTTCCTGCCGGGGACGGCACAAGAATGGGGGGGCGTGATCAAGAACGGTGCTAAACTGCTTTACGCGTTCTGCGAAGCGACCGTTCCCAGGGTGACCGTGATCACACGCAAGGCCTATGGCGGCGCCTACTGCGTCATGAGCTCGAAGCATACCCGCGCCGACATAAATTTCGCGTGGCCCAGCGCCGAGATAGCGGTGATGGGTCCGGATGGGGCCGTGAAAATATTGTATCGCAAGGAACTCAAGGAAGCAAAGGCGCCGCGCGATCTTGAAAAATCACTGATCGATGACTACACCGATAAATTCGCGAATCCCTTCGTGACCGCGAGCAAAGGATACATTGATGCAATCATCCGACCGTCAGAGACAAGACCGCGCATCATCGAATCGCTGGCGATGATCGAGAACAAACGGGATAAGAACCCTCCTCGAAAGCACGGGAATATACCGTTATAA
- the accC gene encoding acetyl-CoA carboxylase biotin carboxylase subunit has product MFKKILIANRGEIAVRILRACREMGIATVAVYSEADQTGLHVIYADESYYLGPAPARDSYLKIEALIAIARESGAEAIHPGYGFLAENEDFAQACADNRIVFIGPSARAIRLLGDKIASKKTMVSAGVPVVPGSPGAVTGDAEALKLAGSIGLPVLIKASGGGGGKGMRVVRGEKDLPAALKQARGEAQSAFGNPTIFIEKFLDAPRHIEFQILADEHGNVIHLGERECSVQRRHQKLIEESPSAIMNGKLRATMGEAAVKAVKASGYTNAGTVEFMVDKGKKFYFLEMNTRLQVEHPVTELVTGVDIVKEQLRIAAGEKLSLHQEQVQITGAAIECRISAEDPAANFAPSTGRIKHWLGPGGPGVRLDSGVYEGFEVPVYYDPLIAKLLVWASSREEAIERMERALGEFNIDGIKTTVPFHRLVMANEKFRSGNYDTTFIDSELGAIVYEKKDQEIAAMAAVVFKVRKEHEASAGISGADHGPGINPWKQAGRPVL; this is encoded by the coding sequence ATGTTTAAAAAGATCCTGATCGCTAACCGCGGCGAGATCGCGGTAAGGATATTAAGGGCATGCCGGGAAATGGGTATCGCCACTGTGGCTGTTTATTCGGAAGCCGATCAAACAGGGCTTCATGTGATCTATGCGGATGAGTCATATTACCTGGGGCCGGCGCCGGCACGCGACAGCTACCTCAAGATCGAGGCCTTAATCGCCATTGCCCGGGAAAGTGGCGCTGAAGCCATTCACCCGGGGTACGGGTTCCTGGCCGAAAATGAGGATTTTGCACAAGCCTGCGCCGATAACCGGATCGTGTTCATCGGTCCGAGCGCCCGCGCGATCCGACTGCTGGGAGACAAGATCGCTTCCAAAAAAACGATGGTATCGGCCGGCGTTCCCGTCGTTCCAGGCAGCCCGGGTGCCGTAACCGGCGATGCCGAAGCGTTGAAACTCGCCGGATCAATCGGCCTGCCTGTTCTCATAAAGGCATCGGGCGGGGGCGGCGGCAAGGGAATGAGAGTCGTGCGGGGTGAAAAGGATCTGCCGGCAGCCCTGAAACAGGCACGCGGCGAAGCGCAGTCCGCCTTCGGTAATCCAACCATCTTTATCGAGAAATTTCTCGATGCTCCCAGGCACATAGAATTCCAGATCCTGGCGGATGAACACGGCAATGTCATACACCTGGGGGAACGCGAATGCTCGGTCCAGCGGCGGCATCAAAAACTGATCGAAGAATCGCCATCCGCGATCATGAACGGTAAGCTCAGAGCCACGATGGGTGAAGCCGCCGTAAAAGCAGTAAAGGCGTCTGGTTATACCAACGCCGGGACCGTCGAGTTCATGGTCGACAAAGGTAAAAAATTCTATTTCCTGGAGATGAACACGCGGCTTCAGGTCGAACACCCGGTTACCGAGCTGGTTACTGGTGTCGATATCGTGAAAGAACAGCTGAGGATCGCTGCCGGCGAAAAGTTGAGCTTGCATCAGGAACAGGTACAGATCACGGGCGCGGCTATCGAGTGCCGCATATCGGCCGAAGATCCGGCGGCTAATTTCGCTCCCTCAACGGGCAGGATCAAGCACTGGCTGGGACCAGGAGGGCCGGGGGTCAGGTTGGACAGCGGAGTTTATGAAGGATTCGAAGTCCCGGTCTATTACGATCCACTCATCGCCAAGCTGCTGGTGTGGGCGTCCAGCAGGGAAGAGGCGATCGAAAGGATGGAACGAGCGCTCGGCGAATTCAATATTGATGGTATAAAAACGACCGTGCCTTTTCATCGTCTGGTAATGGCGAACGAAAAATTTAGAAGCGGCAATTATGATACGACGTTCATTGACAGCGAATTGGGAGCCATTGTATACGAAAAGAAAGATCAGGAAATCGCCGCGATGGCAGCGGTCGTGTTCAAGGTCAGAAAAGAACATGAAGCTTCGGCCGGCATATCGGGCGCTGACCACGGACCGGGGATAAATCCCTGGAAACAGGCCGGAAGGCCGGTCCTATAA
- a CDS encoding biotin/lipoyl-containing protein, with protein MAYSVKIDNLEFKVDVKATDAGYSCTVNGKELAVRVLEKGRHGELLFMIQNHPFIVSSSPDGDLIVVNGMEYACDVIDEQIKKLLMASPDALHKKELVIVAPMPGLVIDIEVQEGNPVKQSQGLLIVEAMKMQNEIKAPREGVVKKIFVQKGQTVNSKDKLVIIE; from the coding sequence ATGGCTTACAGCGTAAAGATCGATAACCTGGAATTCAAAGTCGATGTTAAGGCGACGGACGCGGGTTACTCGTGTACCGTTAACGGGAAAGAACTCGCGGTCCGGGTTCTTGAGAAGGGGCGTCATGGTGAACTCTTATTTATGATCCAGAACCACCCCTTTATCGTGTCTTCAAGTCCTGACGGCGATCTCATCGTAGTCAATGGCATGGAATACGCTTGCGATGTCATCGACGAGCAGATCAAAAAACTACTCATGGCGAGCCCGGATGCATTGCATAAAAAGGAACTGGTCATTGTGGCGCCCATGCCGGGTTTGGTCATTGATATCGAAGTGCAGGAAGGAAACCCGGTAAAGCAAAGCCAGGGGCTGCTCATCGTTGAAGCGATGAAGATGCAGAACGAGATCAAAGCGCCAAGAGAAGGCGTTGTAAAAAAGATCTTTGTCCAGAAAGGGCAGACCGTGAATAGTAAAGACAAACTGGTAATAATAGAGTAA
- a CDS encoding methylmalonyl-CoA mutase family protein translates to MLFTPDNIKDLEYTRDLGDPGEYPFTRGIYPSMYSGRLWTMRQYAGFGTAKESNKRYKYLIEHGQTGLSVAFDLPTQMGYDSDHPCSEGEVGKCGVAIDTLGDMETLFDSIPLDRVSTSMTINATASIILAMYVAVAEKQGASPAVLEGTVQNDILKEYIARGAYIYPPAASLKLTVDIITHCSKYHPKWNTISISGYHIREAGATAAQEIAFTIANGIAYVDAVVQRGGLDVDSFAPRISFFFNAHNNFFEEIAKFRAARRLWAKIMKEQFLAKNPRSWMLRFHTQTAGCTLTAQEPENNIVRVALQALAAVFGGTQSLHTNSYDEALSLPSEQAVKLALRTQQLIGYESGVSEFVDPLGGAYCIESMTNDLAHEALDYLAEIKAMGGAISAVENGYFQKEIHQSARQYQKRIESGEINVVSVNKFAGEKTNGYPVMRIPAKAIGKQLNALKKIRLKRDRARVGSVLSKLSKAAINNENLMPPILDCVRAYATVGEISDSLREVYGEYKEKNIF, encoded by the coding sequence ATGCTATTCACTCCTGATAACATTAAAGATCTCGAATACACGCGGGATCTCGGCGATCCGGGCGAATATCCCTTCACGCGCGGCATCTACCCATCGATGTACTCGGGCCGCTTGTGGACAATGAGGCAGTATGCCGGTTTTGGCACGGCCAAAGAATCGAACAAACGATATAAATACCTGATAGAACACGGCCAGACCGGATTATCAGTCGCATTCGATCTGCCGACCCAGATGGGCTACGATTCCGACCACCCTTGCAGTGAAGGTGAAGTGGGTAAGTGCGGTGTCGCGATCGATACGCTCGGCGACATGGAGACCTTATTCGACAGCATACCCCTTGACCGCGTAAGTACATCAATGACCATAAACGCAACCGCTTCAATCATCCTGGCCATGTATGTTGCCGTCGCCGAGAAACAGGGCGCGTCGCCGGCGGTTCTTGAAGGCACGGTGCAGAATGACATTCTAAAAGAATATATAGCCCGCGGAGCATACATATATCCGCCAGCAGCTTCGCTGAAGCTGACGGTTGACATAATTACCCATTGCAGCAAATACCATCCCAAATGGAACACGATATCGATCTCGGGTTATCATATCAGGGAGGCCGGCGCGACCGCTGCTCAGGAAATTGCTTTTACCATCGCCAATGGCATCGCTTATGTTGATGCCGTTGTTCAACGCGGAGGACTTGATGTTGATTCATTCGCTCCGCGCATCTCGTTCTTTTTCAACGCTCATAATAATTTTTTCGAAGAGATCGCAAAATTCCGCGCGGCGCGCAGGCTGTGGGCCAAAATAATGAAGGAGCAGTTCCTGGCAAAAAACCCTAGATCATGGATGCTCCGTTTCCACACTCAGACCGCGGGTTGCACGTTGACTGCGCAGGAGCCTGAAAACAATATCGTGCGCGTTGCCCTGCAGGCACTCGCGGCCGTTTTTGGGGGAACGCAAAGTCTGCACACGAATTCTTATGATGAAGCGCTGTCTTTGCCGAGCGAACAGGCAGTAAAATTGGCGCTGCGCACGCAGCAGTTGATCGGTTATGAAAGCGGGGTTTCCGAATTTGTAGACCCGCTGGGCGGCGCTTATTGCATCGAATCCATGACCAATGACCTGGCGCACGAAGCACTGGATTACTTGGCAGAGATCAAGGCTATGGGGGGTGCCATAAGCGCAGTCGAGAACGGTTATTTCCAAAAAGAGATCCACCAGAGCGCCCGTCAGTATCAAAAGCGGATCGAAAGCGGCGAGATAAATGTTGTCAGTGTCAACAAATTTGCCGGCGAGAAGACGAATGGATACCCGGTCATGCGCATTCCCGCAAAAGCGATTGGGAAGCAGTTGAACGCGCTTAAAAAGATCAGGCTGAAAAGGGACAGGGCGCGCGTTGGATCGGTATTAAGCAAACTGTCAAAAGCTGCAATAAATAATGAAAATCTGATGCCCCCGATCCTGGATTGCGTCAGGGCATACGCAACTGTCGGTGAGATTTCTGACTCGCTGAGAGAAGTATACGGGGAATATAAAGAGAAAAATATATTTTAA
- a CDS encoding alanine dehydrogenase, giving the protein MIFGIPKELPPFKETPEYRVGLSPMAAKELILCGAQVYVESKAGEGAGFSDDEYQKAGAKVVFSKEEAYIRSDIILKVRRPQQEEYQFIKENQVIMGFMHLVTARKEFCTMVNEKKITLVGYEIIQRSDGRLPIVIPMSEMAGKLAVQLAARLLESPGGGRGILLGGLPGIPPAEVVILGAGTLGRTAAKCFAGIGANVYVVDVIRDRLDTLARHSEGSKITTMFATRHNIEKLVKFADVLIGAVLLPGKRSPILVTNDMVPTMRKGSVIIDFSIDQGGCIETAQVTPTGKFIYTVHDVIHFCMPNATTLVARTATHAISSGIYPYLKIMTELGFERTIREYPEINLGIYAEQGEIKKEYLV; this is encoded by the coding sequence ATGATATTTGGGATTCCCAAGGAGCTGCCGCCATTCAAGGAGACGCCCGAATACCGGGTGGGTCTTTCGCCGATGGCGGCGAAAGAGCTGATATTATGCGGAGCTCAGGTCTATGTCGAGAGCAAAGCCGGCGAAGGCGCTGGTTTTTCCGATGATGAATACCAGAAAGCCGGAGCCAAAGTAGTTTTTTCGAAAGAGGAAGCATATATACGTTCGGACATCATCCTGAAGGTCCGGAGGCCGCAACAGGAAGAATACCAGTTCATTAAGGAGAACCAGGTGATCATGGGGTTCATGCATCTTGTGACGGCGCGCAAGGAATTTTGTACCATGGTGAACGAAAAAAAGATCACGCTCGTCGGATATGAGATCATTCAGAGGAGTGATGGCAGGCTGCCGATCGTGATCCCAATGAGCGAGATGGCCGGAAAACTGGCGGTGCAGCTGGCCGCAAGGTTACTGGAATCGCCAGGTGGAGGGCGAGGAATCCTTTTGGGCGGTCTGCCCGGCATCCCGCCGGCAGAGGTCGTCATTCTCGGTGCCGGAACGCTTGGCCGCACAGCCGCAAAATGCTTTGCCGGGATCGGCGCCAATGTCTATGTAGTGGATGTCATCCGCGACCGTCTTGATACCCTTGCCCGGCACTCTGAAGGCAGCAAGATAACGACCATGTTCGCGACCAGGCACAATATTGAAAAACTGGTCAAATTTGCCGATGTTCTGATCGGCGCCGTATTGCTGCCTGGCAAACGGTCGCCGATCCTCGTCACCAATGATATGGTGCCGACAATGAGGAAGGGTTCAGTAATTATCGATTTCTCGATCGACCAGGGCGGGTGCATTGAGACCGCCCAGGTCACGCCGACCGGTAAGTTCATATACACGGTCCATGATGTCATTCATTTCTGCATGCCCAATGCCACCACGCTGGTCGCCAGGACTGCCACTCACGCGATCTCCTCCGGCATCTACCCGTATTTAAAGATCATGACCGAACTCGGTTTTGAAAGGACGATCCGGGAATACCCGGAGATAAACCTGGGTATCTACGCTGAACAGGGTGAGATCAAGAAGGAGTACCTCGTATGA
- a CDS encoding acetyl-CoA hydrolase/transferase C-terminal domain-containing protein yields the protein MSWFNDYKNKRCSLTEAVSVVNSGNRVYISGNAATPFSLMEALSQRRDELKDVEITHVLLFGDDPLSKPGMEGHFRHNSLFVGPADRKAVNEGRADYIPVFLYEIPDLFYSGLLPLDVAFLHLSPPDEHGFMSLGVECLCSKAAAETAKIVVAQVNDRMPRTLGDSFMHISRVAKIVEISRDLPELESAPFTEVEKKIGQNIADLVEDGSTLQLGIGGIPNAALKAMFSKKDLGVHTEMVSDSIIEAIEAGVVTGAKKVLHPYKVVATFYLGSRKMYEFIDNNPTFETHPSNYTNLPYIVSQNEKMVAINSAIEVDITGQVCADSIGTKIYSGFGGQVDFIRGAAQSKNGKPIIALPTTAKNDTVTKIVPTLQVGAGVVTTRADIHYLVTEYGVAYLHGKNLRERAQLIIGIAHPNFRPMLEEEAKKRKIL from the coding sequence ATGAGCTGGTTCAATGACTATAAAAACAAAAGATGTTCGCTGACGGAAGCCGTCTCTGTTGTCAACAGCGGGAACCGCGTGTATATCAGCGGGAACGCTGCTACCCCGTTTAGCCTTATGGAAGCGTTATCGCAGCGAAGAGATGAGCTCAAGGACGTGGAGATCACGCACGTACTGCTCTTCGGCGATGATCCTCTTTCAAAACCCGGCATGGAAGGGCATTTCCGTCACAACTCGCTGTTTGTTGGGCCAGCTGACCGCAAAGCGGTCAACGAGGGCAGGGCTGATTACATACCGGTCTTCCTGTACGAGATACCGGACCTGTTCTATTCGGGATTGCTGCCGCTCGATGTCGCCTTCCTGCATCTTTCACCACCGGACGAGCACGGCTTCATGAGTTTGGGCGTCGAGTGCCTGTGTTCCAAGGCGGCGGCAGAGACGGCCAAGATCGTTGTTGCCCAGGTGAACGACCGGATGCCGAGGACGCTTGGAGATTCCTTCATGCATATTTCACGGGTTGCAAAAATCGTAGAGATCTCGAGGGACCTTCCCGAACTCGAGAGCGCTCCTTTTACCGAAGTGGAAAAGAAGATCGGACAGAATATCGCCGACCTGGTCGAGGATGGAAGTACGCTGCAGCTTGGGATCGGGGGTATTCCCAACGCCGCCCTGAAAGCGATGTTCAGTAAAAAAGACCTTGGTGTGCACACGGAAATGGTGTCCGACAGCATTATCGAAGCGATCGAGGCGGGGGTCGTGACCGGCGCCAAGAAAGTTCTGCATCCTTACAAGGTGGTCGCTACCTTCTATCTAGGATCCCGGAAAATGTACGAGTTCATCGATAACAACCCCACGTTCGAAACGCATCCTTCCAATTATACAAACCTGCCTTATATTGTTTCGCAGAACGAAAAAATGGTGGCGATAAACTCAGCGATCGAGGTCGACATTACGGGCCAGGTTTGCGCGGATTCGATCGGAACAAAGATCTACTCGGGGTTCGGCGGACAGGTCGATTTTATCCGGGGCGCAGCGCAGTCAAAGAACGGCAAACCCATAATCGCCTTGCCCACGACCGCGAAGAACGACACGGTCACGAAGATCGTTCCGACACTGCAGGTGGGCGCCGGAGTTGTAACCACGCGAGCGGATATTCACTACTTGGTGACCGAATACGGAGTGGCGTATCTGCATGGAAAGAACCTGAGGGAAAGAGCGCAGCTGATCATCGGAATCGCTCATCCCAATTTCAGACCAATGCTGGAAGAAGAGGCGAAGAAACGAAAGATCTTATGA
- the mce gene encoding methylmalonyl-CoA epimerase, translating to MKLEHIGIAVRSIEAALRTWRDAIGLKVVSVQEVPNQKVRVAMLQFGTSHIELLEAISEDSTISKFIEKKGEGLHHICIEVTDIEEKLRQLKKRGVLLIDEAPRPGVMASKVAFVHPRDTGGVLIELCEK from the coding sequence ATGAAGCTGGAGCATATCGGCATCGCGGTCAGGAGCATCGAGGCTGCGTTGCGGACATGGCGGGACGCGATCGGCCTCAAGGTAGTCAGCGTCCAGGAGGTCCCGAACCAGAAAGTACGAGTCGCCATGCTGCAGTTCGGCACGTCGCACATTGAACTTCTTGAGGCGATATCCGAAGACAGCACGATAAGTAAGTTCATTGAAAAAAAAGGCGAGGGGCTTCATCATATCTGCATCGAAGTGACCGATATCGAAGAGAAGCTCCGACAGTTGAAAAAACGCGGGGTCCTGTTGATCGATGAAGCTCCGCGTCCCGGCGTAATGGCGTCAAAAGTCGCATTCGTGCACCCCCGTGACACGGGTGGTGTGTTGATCGAGTTGTGTGAAAAATAG
- a CDS encoding PLP-dependent transferase, with translation MNDGVKKYVDQAKKALGERERYIREEVKKWRFDTIAVHGAYSVKEAIENNQGAIIEPIFLSSAQAYRDSDEMEAAQSYLIPSWAYSRIHNPSVGYLEDTLALLDGYGYKGDTGCCAASSGMSAIASVTDPLLVKLTDKPAEAINFVASCQVYGGTFQQFNVRKMQERGIECRWVKDPNDRDEWASKIDKNTRFLFGELPSNPGLAFFDLKKMIDLAHENGVPFITDSTIATPALLRPITFGADIVVHSVTKTMTAGGLTIAGAAIARKNIMSRIPNDQLKADFTSYIKLYPNRDMGWSLSPLQAILSLNEIRTLRTRVDVLSQSAMKVAKFLEKHPKVARVNYLGLESHHLHEIARKYLWLVDAEYDERYQKPVNRYGHLLSFQLKGGVAAARATLDGLKRIWRATDLGRIKSIATIPSISTHQQMGESCRSLASIPPDLFRLCVGAEHPDDLIADLDQAIGKA, from the coding sequence ATGAATGACGGCGTCAAGAAATACGTTGACCAGGCGAAGAAAGCACTGGGCGAACGCGAACGTTATATCAGGGAAGAGGTTAAAAAGTGGCGTTTTGACACGATCGCCGTTCATGGCGCGTATTCGGTCAAGGAAGCGATCGAGAACAACCAGGGTGCGATCATCGAACCCATCTTCCTCAGTTCAGCGCAGGCATACCGGGACAGCGATGAAATGGAAGCCGCGCAGTCATATCTGATCCCGAGCTGGGCGTACAGCCGGATCCATAATCCATCAGTCGGTTATCTCGAGGACACGCTGGCGCTGCTCGATGGATACGGTTATAAGGGTGATACGGGCTGCTGCGCAGCATCCTCCGGCATGTCGGCTATCGCCAGTGTTACTGATCCATTGCTGGTAAAATTGACGGATAAACCAGCCGAAGCGATAAATTTTGTCGCCAGCTGCCAGGTGTACGGCGGCACGTTCCAGCAGTTCAATGTGCGAAAAATGCAGGAACGGGGGATCGAATGCCGTTGGGTCAAAGATCCGAACGATCGCGACGAATGGGCCTCAAAGATCGACAAGAACACCCGTTTTCTATTCGGCGAACTGCCATCCAACCCGGGATTGGCTTTCTTCGATCTGAAGAAAATGATCGATCTCGCGCATGAAAACGGCGTACCGTTCATTACGGATTCCACGATCGCCACGCCGGCGCTGCTGCGGCCTATTACGTTCGGCGCGGATATTGTCGTGCATTCAGTGACCAAAACGATGACGGCAGGCGGGTTAACTATCGCCGGTGCCGCCATTGCCCGTAAGAATATCATGTCCAGGATACCAAATGATCAGCTGAAAGCGGATTTTACCAGCTATATCAAGCTGTACCCTAATCGCGATATGGGATGGAGTTTATCGCCGTTACAGGCGATCCTGTCGTTGAATGAGATCCGCACGCTCCGCACCAGGGTCGATGTCTTGAGCCAGAGTGCAATGAAGGTCGCAAAATTTCTCGAAAAGCATCCCAAGGTTGCACGGGTCAATTACCTCGGTCTTGAAAGCCATCACTTGCATGAGATCGCCCGAAAGTACCTCTGGCTGGTCGACGCGGAATATGACGAGCGGTACCAGAAGCCGGTCAACCGGTACGGTCACCTGCTTTCGTTTCAGTTAAAGGGCGGCGTCGCTGCGGCGCGCGCCACGCTTGACGGTCTGAAGAGGATATGGCGCGCCACTGATCTGGGCCGGATAAAATCGATCGCGACGATCCCCTCGATCTCGACCCATCAGCAAATGGGCGAAAGTTGCCGTTCCCTCGCTTCGATCCCGCCTGATCTGTTCCGCCTTTGTGTCGGCGCAGAACATCCCGATGATCTGATCGCGGACCTTGACCAGGCGATCGGGAAAGCCTGA
- the thrC gene encoding threonine synthase, translated as MASPFYYSTNKKAPLVSLKEALLKGQAPDKGLYMPLRFEPIPLDEIFAFKAMPYSEIAFNVLKRYTRELIPDEKLLQLCHECYDYDVPLEHVRDECYIMRLDQGPTASFKDFAARMMARLMRYFLMEDKSRLVILTATSGDTGSAVAHAFHNVDGMSMVVLFPQKEVSDRQRKQMTTLGGNVSVISVAGKFDDCQAMVKRAFTDPDLATVRFSSANSINIGRLLPQAVYYFYAFARLSKKERGKDRTVVYAVPSGNFGDMMGGLIAWRMGLPVERFVIATNTNDEFPEFMKTGKYHKIEPSRVCISNAMNVGHPSNLARVIDLYGGRMDETGKIDKDPNLEKMRCDMHALSIDDNETRETIRTAYQKHKLMLEPHGAVAWAALDKYLSNIDKPGLVVSIETAHPAKFPEEITRITGTEPVLPPSLQGLDKKKESFLSIGNNYEELKKILASMFKK; from the coding sequence ATGGCATCACCGTTTTATTACAGTACAAACAAGAAAGCGCCGTTGGTCTCTTTGAAAGAGGCGCTTTTGAAAGGGCAGGCGCCCGATAAAGGTCTGTACATGCCATTGCGTTTCGAACCGATCCCGCTGGATGAAATATTCGCGTTCAAGGCTATGCCTTACTCCGAGATCGCTTTTAACGTGCTCAAGCGGTACACGCGCGAATTGATCCCGGATGAAAAACTGCTCCAGCTTTGCCACGAATGTTATGATTATGATGTCCCGCTGGAACACGTTCGTGATGAATGCTATATAATGAGGCTCGACCAGGGTCCAACCGCTTCTTTCAAGGATTTTGCGGCGCGCATGATGGCGCGGTTGATGCGGTATTTTCTCATGGAGGATAAGAGCCGGCTCGTCATTCTCACCGCGACATCGGGAGATACCGGCAGCGCAGTCGCGCATGCGTTCCATAATGTTGACGGTATGTCCATGGTCGTCCTGTTCCCCCAGAAAGAAGTGAGCGACCGACAGCGCAAACAGATGACCACGCTGGGGGGAAACGTTTCGGTCATCAGCGTCGCAGGAAAGTTCGACGATTGCCAGGCCATGGTCAAACGCGCGTTCACGGATCCGGACCTTGCCACGGTCCGTTTCTCATCCGCCAATTCCATCAACATCGGAAGGCTGCTGCCCCAGGCGGTGTATTATTTCTACGCTTTCGCGCGTCTTTCAAAAAAAGAGAGGGGAAAGGATCGAACCGTCGTCTATGCCGTTCCTTCCGGAAATTTTGGCGACATGATGGGCGGGCTCATCGCGTGGCGCATGGGTCTGCCGGTCGAAAGATTCGTCATCGCGACAAATACCAATGACGAATTCCCCGAATTCATGAAAACCGGCAAATACCATAAGATCGAACCGTCGCGCGTTTGTATTTCGAACGCCATGAACGTCGGGCACCCCAGCAATCTAGCCCGGGTAATTGATCTGTACGGCGGCCGCATGGACGAGACCGGCAAGATCGACAAGGACCCGAACCTCGAAAAAATGCGCTGCGACATGCACGCCTTAAGCATTGATGACAACGAAACCAGGGAAACGATACGAACAGCGTACCAGAAGCACAAACTGATGCTCGAACCCCATGGCGCGGTCGCCTGGGCGGCATTGGATAAATACCTTTCAAACATCGACAAACCCGGTCTGGTTGTTTCCATCGAGACCGCGCATCCCGCCAAGTTCCCGGAAGAGATCACAAGGATCACCGGTACAGAACCGGTTTTACCGCCGAGCTTGCAGGGTCTGGATAAGAAAAAGGAAAGCTTTCTGTCTATCGGGAACAACTATGAGGAGTTAAAAAAGATCCTTGCCAGTATGTTCAAAAAGTAA